GTGGTGTGGAGTGTCGAGGCTTCCCAGACCCACGCCCTGGCGGGCGCAGCCACGTGTGTGAGCCCTGGCGGGAGCAGCCACGGGTAGGCGCAGCACTACGAATCCTGGGGCAGCAGGACGGGGATGCCGTCTTCGATAGGGTAAAAGCGGGTGCCGTCCTGGTTGACCAGGGCTTTTTCATCGGCGGGATGTCCGTGGTGCTGGAGGTCGGCGGCCTCGGCCCAGCGCAGGGGCTGATGCGTGTGCGGGCAGCGAAAGGTGGGCAGGAAATCGTTGATCCAGGAAAGGTCCATAACGTTTGTTGTTAGGCAGCGGGGACGGAAGGGTCGATCTCCTTGGCCCAGGCGAGGATGCCGCCGGCGACATTCCAGACATTCGTGAAACCCTGTTCTTGAAGCGCAGCCACCGCCTTGGCACTGCGCATGCCGGAGCGGCAATGCACCAGCACGGGTTTATCCCGGGGAATCTCAGACGAGCGTTCGGCCACTTCTCCCAGGGGAATCAAGGTGGAGCCGGTGATGCGGGCGGCTTCGTATTCATTCGGCTCGCGCACATCCAGCAGGAAGTGGTCTTCACCGGCCTGGCGTTTTTCATTCAGGTCCTGAACAGAGAGGGTGGGGACGTTGGGGGGAGGTGTCATGCCGCAGAAGCCTTGATAGTCGATGGGTTCAGTAATGGAAGGATTTTCGCCGCAGACGGGGCAGTCGGGATCCCGCCGCAGGTTGAAGGTGCGGAAGCGCAGGCTGAGGGTGTCCACATGCAGGAGCTTGCCTAACAACGGTTGCCCAATGCCGGTGATGAGCTTGATGGCCTCCAGCGCCTGCATGGTGCCGATGAGGCCAGGCAGCACGCCCAGCACGCCGCCTTCGGCACAGCTCGGCACCAGGCCGGGTTTCGGCGGGGTCGGGGACATGCAGCGGTAGCAGGGGGCATCCAGATGCGGGGCGAAGACGGCCACCTGTCCCTCGAAGCGCAGGATGCTGCCATACACATTGGCCTTGCGTAGCCAGACGGCGGTGTCGCTGGAAAGGTAGCGCGTGGGGAAATTGTCCGTGCCATCAATGAGGATGTCGTAGTCCGCAGCGATCCGGCGCGAATTGGCCGCCGTGAACATCTCCGGATAAGTGTGCACTTCCAGATGCGGATTGATGTCGAGCAGGCGGTCACGGGCGGCGTCCAGCTTGGGGCGGCCGACATCACTTTGACCAAAAAGAAGCTGGCGCTGGAGATTGGAGACCTCCACCACATCTGGATCCACCAGCCCCAGACAACCGACCCCGGCAGCGGCCAGATACATGGTGATGGGGGAACCCAGGCCACCTGCGCCGATGCACAGGACGCGGGCTGACTTCAGCCTTTTTTGGGCATCCAGGCCAAACTCCGGCATGGCGAGATGCCGGGCATAACGTTGGAGTTCGGCTGGGGTAAGCTCTGACATGCGCGGGATGGACAGGAGAGCATCGGCAGGAGTGAGAGGCAACCCAGGAGTGTGCCTCGGGCTGTTTTTGAATGCTGAGTTCAAAGTGGAAAAAGCTGTTCCATTCTTTTAATGGAGACTTCTATGCCGCAGTCCTTGGCCAAAATTTATGTTCATCTGATTTTCTCGACCCAGCAGCGTGAGCGTTGGATTCCGCCGCATTTGCAGAAGGATTTGCACGCCTACATGGGCGGTATCTTGCGGGACCTGGGATGCACGCCGGTGGAGATCAATACGGAGCCAGATCATGCGCATCTGCTCTTTCTTCTTTCCCGGACGGAACCGTTGAGCAAGATCGTCGGCCAAGTTAAAACAGGGTCCACGGGGTGGTTGCAGCAGCAGGCCCCTGATCTGGCGGGTTTTCATTGGCAAAATGGCTATGGGGCCTTCTCGGTGAGCCAGTCGGGCGTGGTGACCGTTCAGGAATACATTCGAAATCAACAGAAGCGTCATCGGGTGCTGAGTTTTCAGGATGAATTCCGATCCTTCCTCAAACGATATGATGTGGAGTATGATGAACGGTATGTGTGGGATTGAAGGGGACATTTTCACCCCAGAATTCAGGGGCGATTGGGCCATCGAATGGAGTAACAGCCGACGAATGATCCGCGTCAGAGCTATGTGATAATCGCGATGTGTGGGCGTTATGGGGCATTCCCGCGCTCCTTCAGAGCGCCACGCAGAGGCGGTGGGGGGTGTCTCCAATCCCAGGGCTCGCGCCCTGGGCTGAATCCGCAGGCCCGTTGGGCCACAGAATTGCGCAGCGGGATGATTCAAGGGAGAGCCTTACGGTATGTGCAGGCGACGGGGGCGTTCCCGCGCTCCTTCAGAGCGCCACGCAGAGGCGGTTGGGTGTGCGTCTCCTCCCAGGGCTCGCGCCCAGGGCTGAATCCATAGACCCGTTGGGCCACAGAATGGAGCAGCTGGATGATTCAAGGGAGAGCCTTGCGGTATGTGCAGGCGACGGGGGCGTTCCCGCGCTCCTTCAGAGCGCCACGCAGCGGTTGGGTGTGCGTCTCCTCCCAGGGCTCGCGCCCTGGGCTGAATCCGTAGGCCCGTTGGGCCAAAGAATGGAGCAACTGGATGATTCGCGGAGAAACTTTTGGCCCTGGGGGGGTAAAGGCTCCGTGGGTGACTTACGAGGGACAGCTGCCGACGAATAATCGGAGATGTGTAACTCACGGCTGAAGACCGGTATCGGCTCCTCCAGGCCCAAAGGGCCGACGGATTTAGCCCAGGGCGCGAGCCCTGGGAAGATGAAGGCGAAGCGTCTCCCCCGTCGCGCCCTGAAGGGGCGCGGGAGTGGGACGTCATGCTCTTACGAGGCAAGGCCTACAACAACGCGTCGTAACTGCGGCCGCCTTTGCCATCGAAGAAATTGATGAAGGCGCGGTTCACGGTGGAGAAACCACCGGGGGTCGGGTAATCACCGCTGAAGTACCAATCACCGTATTCCGGCCCGAGGGCTTTGTGCAGGCCTTCGATGGACTGGAAGATGACCTGGATATCGCCCTTCCATTCGGTGTGCTGGGGATAGACCAGTTCACTGATCTTGGCGGAAAGCTCGGCGTCTGTGAAGGGGGCGTAGATGGCCTTCACGGCATTGCGCATTTCCGTTGCAGGCTTGGTGAGTTCCTCCTTGCAGGCCAGGTAGGTATCCTTCACCACATGGCGCATGCCGCGCTCAGCCAGCAGGGCGATGGCGGCCTGGAAGGCGATGAATTTGCCCAGCTCCGACATATCAATGCCGTAGCAGTCCGGATAACGGATCTGGGGAGCGGTGGAGCAGACGATGATGCGGCGGGGATTCGTCCGGGCGAGGATGCGCAGGAGGCTCTTTTTCAGGGTGGTTCCACGGACGATGGAGTCATCAATGACCACCAGATTGTCATTCGGGGTGACGACGCCGTAGGTGATGTCATAGACGCTGGAGACGAGCTGATCACGCCCGCTTTCCTGGGCGATGAAGGTGCGCATCTTGATGTCCTTGTGGGCGATCTTTTCAGAGCGCGGCCAGTTGCGCAGGATGAGGTCGTCCAGCTTGGATTCGTCAAAACTGCCTTGGCTGAACATCTCCACGATGGCTTCCTTGACCTCCAGCCGCCGTTTGTAACGGAGGCCGTCCAGAAAGCCATGGTAGGCGGTTTCAGCGGTATTGGGGATGAAACTGGTGACGGTGTGCTCCCAGTCGTTGCCGATGGATTCGATGAGCTGGGGCACCATCTGCTCGCCCAGGGCCTTGCGCTGGCGGTAGATGTGGGAGTCGTTGCTGCGGGAAAAGTAAATGCGCTCGAAGGAGCAGGGGCGCAGGACTTCAGCCTGGTCGGCGAAGGGCACCGTTTTCATCTGACCGGAGGACTTGATGACGCAGACATGGGCAGGAGGCAGCTCCTGGATGTCGTTTTCACCCACTTCAAAGACGGTCATCAAAGCGACGCGCTCCGAGGCGAAGGCGACGACTTCATCGTCCTCATACATGTGACATGGGCGGATGCCCAGGGGATCACGCATGATGAAGAAATCGCCATTGCCGATGGTGCCGGCGATGGTGTAACCACCGTCCCAAAGCTCGGCCGATTTGCGGATGATCTGGGCGACATCGAGCTGCTCGCTGATGTGGCGGGTGATGTCTTCCAGCGGGATGCCGGAATCGCGCATCTTGTGGTAGAGGTCCGTGTGGGCCTCATCGAGCTGGAAGCCGATCTCTTCGAGAACGGTCTGGGTATCGGTATCGAAAACGGGATGCTGGCCCCGTTTCATCATGATCTTGTTTAGCTCACCGGAGTTGGTGAGGTTGAAATTACCCATGACCATGAGGCTGCGGGTGGGCCAGGTGCTGCGGCGGATGTAAGGGTGCAGGCTGCCTTTGCCAAAAGCGCCGCTGGTTCCATAACGGAGGTGGCCCATGTTTACTTCACCAGCCAGCTCAAACTCACGTTTGATGGCCTCGGGATCGTCTTCGAACTTGAGGTATTCGATGCCGGAATCATCCCGGCGCTCTTTGCGCTCAGCATTTACCCTGCGGGCGATGCGTCCAAACTCCTTCATTTCATCCGCCAGCACCTCGCCGATGGCTTCGGCGGATTTGGTGGAGCGGACGCGGAACATGTAGGGGGCACCTGGGGCCATGTCCAGTTTGCAGCAGCCGATGCCGATGCCGTCCTGTCCACGGTTGCGCTGCTTGGCCATGAGGCCGAAGAGGCGCTCAAGTCCATAAAGTGCGCTGCCATACTTGTCCTGGTAGTAGGCCAAAGGTTTTTTCAACCGGACTACGGCAATGCCGCACTCGTGACGGATGGGGTCGCTCATGTGTTGGGAGCGCCTATCCTTGGCAGACAATGGGGCAAGTGCAAGGTGTGGCGCGGCATTTTATAAACACTATTTTTTCTTCCAGGACAGGGCGCTCAAAATCCGGCGTCCTGGGGAACGTGAACCCGTGAGTTCAGCGGCCTCCAGTTCACTGTCACTGAGGATGTCTGGATCCCCCGAATCAAAGTCTTCCGCCCTGGGTAACCCGAGCGGGAGATCTGGTTCCAGGTCTTCTTCGTCGAGGTGTTCCACCGTCGGTAACGGGGCGGGATTGATGTCAGGCTTCGAAGCTGGGGCTGCGAGGCGGGTCGGCACGATGAGGCCACCGGAAAAGATGAGCTTCATGGCATCTTCCACGGTCAAAGGGGCGTCCGTGACCTGCTCGATAGGCACGACGAGGAGCAGGCCGGTCATGGGGCTGAGGGCACCGGGGATGAATACGGCGGCAAGGATTTTATTCTGCTGCGGGTCCAGATACTGCCCGGTGACGAAGCCAAGCATTTTCATATCCCCGGAAGGATAGTCCACATAGACTACCCGCTTGAAATTTTGCCGACCACCCAGGCCTTTAAAACCATCGATCACCTGCTTGAGCGATTTATAAATGAAGGAGACCAAGGGAATGCTGAGCAACAGCTTGTCCATGGCGGTGACCACACGCACGCCCAGGACGTTGGTGGCCATGACGCCGAGGGCCAGGAAGACCATCAGCGGGATCATGAAACCCACAAAGGTGAGCACATGCTGGTAGGTCGGTGAGGTGGGGTCCACGATCACACGGCCAGTGAGTTCATTGATGAACCGGGCAATGAAATCCACCAAAGGGACGCTCCAGCCATGGAGCAGGTGGTAGGCGCTCTGGAGAATCCAGAACGTAATCAGCAAGGGCAATGCAACCGCCAATCCTGCCAGAAACTTATTTCGCAGCCAGACAAAAGGGCTGCGCGGATTCGGCTGGGGAATGGGGGGGAGAACTGACATGGGCGAGTACAGATTCTGAAATAACGCGGAAGCGAACCTCCGCGTTATATAGAGAATCTAACACTGTTTATCGTTCAAGGTACGACAAACGTGTGTACCAATTTACGCACCGACGAGCATCCTGGCCGGATTTTCGATGCAATCTTTGATGCGGATGAGGAATGTCACGGCCTCTTTGCCATCCACCACGCGGTGGTCATAGCTGAGAGCGAGGTACATCATCGGGCGGATAACGACCTGACCGTCCACGGCGATGGGGCGCTGCTGGATGGTGTGCATGCCCAGGATGGCGCTCTGCGGAGGATTGATGATGGGGGTGCTGAGCAGGGAACCGTAAACGCCACCGTTGGAGATGGTGAAGACGCCGCCGCTGAGGTCCGGGATGGAGATTTTGCCTTCCTTAGCCTTGGCTGCATAAGCCAGGATGTCTTTTTCGATCTCGGCGAAGGATTTCTGGTCTGTGTCACGCAGAACAGGGACGATGAGGCCTTTTTCTGTGCCAACGGCGACGCCGATGTCATAAAAGTGGTTCTGGATGATTTCATCACCTTCGACGCGGACATTGATGGCGGGGACGGCTTTGAGAGCTTCCACCACGGCCTTCACAAAGAAGGACATGAAGCCCAGTTTCACGCCGTGAGTTTTGACAAAGCTGTCCTGGAGCTTCGAGCGCATGGCCATGATGTTGCTCATGTCGCACTCGTTGAAGGTGGTGAGGATGGCGGCAGTCTGCTGGGCGCTGACGAGCTGCTCGGCGATCTTTTTGCGCAGCGGGCTCATCTTCTTCCGCGTGGTGCGGCCTTCAGGCTTGGCGGGAGCTGGCGCAGGGGCGGCGGGCTTCGGTGCCGGGGCAGGGGCAGGGGCAGCTTCAGACTTCGGGGCTGGCTTGGGCTCTGGAGCCGGGGCGGCTGCGGCAGGCTTGGCTTCTTCAGCCTTGGCTGGCTCAGGCGCGGCGGCGGGTGCTGGCTTCGGGGCTTCCGCAGCGGCGGGGGCAGCGGCACCTTCGGCGATGCTGCCGACCGTGGCACCGACTTCCACATCTTCACCGGCCTGCTTGCCGATGGTAAGGACGCCGGAAAATTCAGCCGTGACTTCAGCGGCCACCTTGTCGGTTTCCAGGGTCAGGAGGATGTCTCCAACTTTGACGGCATCGCCATTGTTGAAGTGCCATTTGGCGATTTGACCTCCGGCGACGGATTCGCCGAGAGCGGGGATTTTGATGTCAGGCATGGCTTTAAAAAAGAGTCAGTTCAGTGGGGGGCGTGGGTTCCGGCAATTAAACGGAGAAGGCATCTTCCACCAGTTTCGCCTGCTCGAGCACGTGAATGGCTTTGGAGCCTGCGGCAGGGCTGGAGCTGCGCTCGCGGCCTGCGTAACGGACGCGGTGGCCGGAGATTTCGGAGAGGCGATTGCGGATGTAATTGAAGGCACCCATGTTGCGGGGCTCCTCCTGGCACCAGACCCATTTTTTCTGGGCGCGCGGGTAGCGGGCCATGAGCTCCTTGAGCATCTCCTCATGCAGCGGATAAAGCTGCTCGATGCGGATGATGGCGGCGTTTTTGATCTTGTTCTGCTCGCGGAATTCCACGAGGTCGTAATAGACTTTCCCTGTGCAAAGGATGAGGCGGGTGACGCGCTCGGCAGGGCCCATCAGGTTTTCATCGTCGATGATTTCCTTGAAGCTGGTGCCTTCGGCCATTTCGCTGAGCTTGGACACGCACTTCGGATGGCGCAGCAGGCTCTTCGGCGTCATGACTATGAGCGGCTTGCGGAAGCCCCGCTTCATCTGACGGCGCAATGCGTGGAAGTATTGGGCCGGGGTGGTGAAATTACACACGGCCCAGTTACGGCCAGCGGAAAGCTGGAGGAAACGTTCCAGACGGGCGCTGGAGTGCTCTGGTCCCTGGCCTTCATAACCGTGAGGAAGAAGGAGGGTGATCTGGCTGGGGCGCTGCCACTTGCTCTCGGCACTGGCGATGAACTGGTCAATGATGACCTGGGCACCGTTGACGAAGTCACCAAACTGGGCTTCCCAGCAGATGAGGACGTTGGGAGCCAGAAGGGTATAACCGTAATCAAAGCCGAGCACGGCAGCTTCAGAAAGAAGACTGTTGTAAACACAGAAGCGGCCCTGCTCTTCCGCCAGATTGTTCAGCGGGATGTGGCGCTCGCGGGTTTCAGTATCGTAAAAGACGCAATGACGCTGGCTGAAGGTACCGCGGCGGACGTCCTGACCACTGAGGCGGACGCCGAGTCCATCGGTCAGCAGGGAGGCGAAGGCCAAGGATTCAGCATACGCCCAGTCAATGCCTTCACCGGAATCGATAGCCTTTTTACGGGCAGCCAGGAAGCGCTTGGCGATGGTGGGATGCAGGCGGAAAGTTTCAGGCGTCTGAAGCAATTTTTCGCCGAGGGTTTTCAGGCTGGTTTCTTCAATCCCGGTCGGCACGGAGCCAAAGGTGAATGGAGGCTGTGGCTCGGCCATGCTGCCTTCATAGGGGTTGTTACCCAGGGTGGCTTCACGTTCTGCCAGCGTTTTCACGCCATCTTCCAGCTCGTCTTCCAGTTCCTTTTGCAGGGCGTTCGCACCGGCTTCATCCAAGACACCCCTTTGCTGCAATACACCCCGATAGATGGCTGCGGTGGAAGGGTGCGCGGCGATGGAGCGCGCCATGTTTGGCTGGGTGAATGCGGGCTCGTCCGTTTCATTGTGCCCGTAACGGCGGTAGCAGACGATATCGATGACGACATCGCGACCGAAGGTCTGGCGGAATTCGATGGCCATCTTGGCGGCGTGGGCCACTTCCAGCGGGCAGTCGCCATTCACGTGAATGATGGGCGCGTCCACCATCTTGGCCACATCCGTGCAATAGCGCGTGGAGCGTGCATCGGCAGGCAGAGTGGTGAAACCGATCTGGTTATTCACCACCAGGTGGATGGTGCCGCCGGTGCGGTAACCCGGAAGCTGGGAAAGGTTCAGCACTTCCGTCACGATGCCCTGGCCGGCAAAGGCAGCATCGCCATGAACGAGAACCGGGATGACCTGCTTGCGCTCGGTAGTATCACCCAGCAGGCGCTGACGGGCGCGGGCCATGCCTTCCACGACGGGGTCCACGGCTTCCAAGTGGCTCGGGTTAGGAGCCAGCATGACGGAGATTTCGTCTCCACTGCGGGTCTTGCGAACGGTTTCAAAACCGAGGTGATATTTCACGTCGCCATCACCGGCCACCATGTTGGGCACATAGTTTTCGCTAAATTCGTAAAAGAGGGATTCCAGGGGCTTGCGCAGGAAATTGGCCAGCACGCTCAGGCGGCCACGGTGGGCCATGCCCATGATGATTTCCTTGGCTCCCAGGCGGGGCAGGTTTTCCAGGATCGTCTCCAGGGCCACGAGGAGGGATTCGCCACCTTCCACGGAGAAACGCTTTTGGCCGACGTAACGGCGGTGCAGGAAGCGCTCGAAAGTCTCTGCTTCCAGCAGCCAGCGCAGGGCATCCACCTGCTGCTCATTGGCCGGGGCAGGTTCAAAAGGGCGGTTTTCGATGCGCTCCATCAACCAGCTCTGGATCTCTGGTGTGTGGATGTGCATGAACTCATAACCCGTGGTGCCGCAGTAAATTTTACGCAGCTCTTCCAGCATGGCCTGCAGCTTCATCGGCTGGCCATTGCGGAACATGTGAGTTTTCACCTCTTCATTCAGCTCTTCCTGCGTAAAGCCCAGGCCTTCGATGGAAAGGGTGGCGGATTCCGGAGCGGAAGGGGAAAGCGGGTCCACATGGGCAGCGATGTGTCCCAGGGAGCGGAAGACGAGCAGGGCATTGGTCACCCGCATGCGGAAGTTCAACGTCTTCTCAGAAAGAGTCTCGCAGGCGCTGGCATCTCCTTTGGCCTGGCGCTTGGCCAGCTCCGTGAGTCCAAGTTCAAATCCTTCGAAGAAAGATGCCCAGGTGGCATCAACAGAACGTGGATCTTTTTTCCAGTCGGTGTATTGGGCGTCGAGGAGGTCGGAATTCGCCCGGAAGGGCACGGAGGCTGTCATGGCTGTGAGGGTCGGGCAGAATGAGTCCCTTTTGCTACGCTTGCAACTTTGTAAAGGACGTAATTGGTGGTTTCTTCATGCATCTATGGTTGAAGATGGCCCGGCAGGTGCCAAAGGAGGTCCAAAATGCCGGTGCGGCCAGCTCTTGATGACGGACGTTATCGCCACTATCTGCTCCCCTCCCATGCTCCGCCTTGAACTCGTCAATACCGGTACCGAACTTTGTCTCGGCGATACGATCAACACCAACGCGGCCTGGATTGGCCAAAGAATGGCCGCTTTGGGCATCGAGGTCGCCCGTCAGACCATAGTGCCAGATGGCGGTGCGGTGCGCGAGGCCATTGAGGAAGCCGCCGCCCGTGCGGATGTGGTGCTCGTTTCCGGCGGGCTTGGACCGACGAATGACGATGTGACGCGTGAATCCACGGCGGAACTCCTGGGCCTGTCGATGGTGCAGGATGCGACGGTGACCGCGCATTTGGAGGCTTATTTTACCAAACGGAACAAACCCGTCTCCGCCGCCACCCTGCGCCAGGCCATGGTTCCTGTAGGTGCCAGCGTGCTGGAAAACGCCTTTGGCACGGCACCGGGGTTGTATTTTCCGGCGGAGCTAGGTGCCTCGCGGGGCTGGCACAGCCACATTTTCCTGCTGCCAGGCCCACCGCGTGAGATCAAGCCTATGGTGGAAAACTGTGTGGAGCCACGCATCCGGGCGCTGACGCCTGATGGTGCATCCCGGCAGGTCATTTACCTGAAACTGACCGGCATCGGCGAATCTGACATCGTGGAAAAAGCGGAAAAGGAACTGCAAGCCGTCCCCGGACTGGAGCTCGGCTATTGCATTGGCAAAGGCGATGTGGACGTGCGTTTGGCGGGTCAGGCAGGACCCGTTGCGACCGGGGCACAGATTGTCCGAGATCGCCTGGGCGAGTTTATTTTATCTGAAGACCGCCGGGTCCTGGAGGAGGTGATCATCCACACCCTGACGGAGAGTGGGGAGTGGCTGGCCACAGCGGAATCCTGCACGGGCGGATACCTGGCCAGTCGCCTGACGGATGTCAGCGGGGCTTCCAAAGTCTTCGGCCACGGTTTTGTAACCTACGCCAATGAGGCTAAGGAAAAGCACCTCGGCGTGCCTGCGGACCTGCTGCAACTGCACGGTGCCGTGAGCGAGCCTGTCGCCCGCGCCATGGCAGAAGGCTGTCTCCAGGTTTCGGGGGCGAATCATGCTCTCTCCATCACCGGCATTGCTGGACCTACCGGTGGCACCGAGGAGAAACCCGCAGGCACCGTCTTCATCGGTCTAGCC
The DNA window shown above is from Prosthecobacter fusiformis and carries:
- a CDS encoding Trm112 family protein, which gives rise to MDLSWINDFLPTFRCPHTHQPLRWAEAADLQHHGHPADEKALVNQDGTRFYPIEDGIPVLLPQDS
- the moeB gene encoding molybdopterin-synthase adenylyltransferase MoeB — encoded protein: MSELTPAELQRYARHLAMPEFGLDAQKRLKSARVLCIGAGGLGSPITMYLAAAGVGCLGLVDPDVVEVSNLQRQLLFGQSDVGRPKLDAARDRLLDINPHLEVHTYPEMFTAANSRRIAADYDILIDGTDNFPTRYLSSDTAVWLRKANVYGSILRFEGQVAVFAPHLDAPCYRCMSPTPPKPGLVPSCAEGGVLGVLPGLIGTMQALEAIKLITGIGQPLLGKLLHVDTLSLRFRTFNLRRDPDCPVCGENPSITEPIDYQGFCGMTPPPNVPTLSVQDLNEKRQAGEDHFLLDVREPNEYEAARITGSTLIPLGEVAERSSEIPRDKPVLVHCRSGMRSAKAVAALQEQGFTNVWNVAGGILAWAKEIDPSVPAA
- the tnpA gene encoding IS200/IS605 family transposase; protein product: MPQSLAKIYVHLIFSTQQRERWIPPHLQKDLHAYMGGILRDLGCTPVEINTEPDHAHLLFLLSRTEPLSKIVGQVKTGSTGWLQQQAPDLAGFHWQNGYGAFSVSQSGVVTVQEYIRNQQKRHRVLSFQDEFRSFLKRYDVEYDERYVWD
- a CDS encoding amidophosphoribosyltransferase, whose protein sequence is MSDPIRHECGIAVVRLKKPLAYYQDKYGSALYGLERLFGLMAKQRNRGQDGIGIGCCKLDMAPGAPYMFRVRSTKSAEAIGEVLADEMKEFGRIARRVNAERKERRDDSGIEYLKFEDDPEAIKREFELAGEVNMGHLRYGTSGAFGKGSLHPYIRRSTWPTRSLMVMGNFNLTNSGELNKIMMKRGQHPVFDTDTQTVLEEIGFQLDEAHTDLYHKMRDSGIPLEDITRHISEQLDVAQIIRKSAELWDGGYTIAGTIGNGDFFIMRDPLGIRPCHMYEDDEVVAFASERVALMTVFEVGENDIQELPPAHVCVIKSSGQMKTVPFADQAEVLRPCSFERIYFSRSNDSHIYRQRKALGEQMVPQLIESIGNDWEHTVTSFIPNTAETAYHGFLDGLRYKRRLEVKEAIVEMFSQGSFDESKLDDLILRNWPRSEKIAHKDIKMRTFIAQESGRDQLVSSVYDITYGVVTPNDNLVVIDDSIVRGTTLKKSLLRILARTNPRRIIVCSTAPQIRYPDCYGIDMSELGKFIAFQAAIALLAERGMRHVVKDTYLACKEELTKPATEMRNAVKAIYAPFTDAELSAKISELVYPQHTEWKGDIQVIFQSIEGLHKALGPEYGDWYFSGDYPTPGGFSTVNRAFINFFDGKGGRSYDALL
- a CDS encoding DUF502 domain-containing protein codes for the protein MSVLPPIPQPNPRSPFVWLRNKFLAGLAVALPLLITFWILQSAYHLLHGWSVPLVDFIARFINELTGRVIVDPTSPTYQHVLTFVGFMIPLMVFLALGVMATNVLGVRVVTAMDKLLLSIPLVSFIYKSLKQVIDGFKGLGGRQNFKRVVYVDYPSGDMKMLGFVTGQYLDPQQNKILAAVFIPGALSPMTGLLLVVPIEQVTDAPLTVEDAMKLIFSGGLIVPTRLAAPASKPDINPAPLPTVEHLDEEDLEPDLPLGLPRAEDFDSGDPDILSDSELEAAELTGSRSPGRRILSALSWKKK
- the sucB gene encoding dihydrolipoyllysine-residue succinyltransferase; the encoded protein is MPDIKIPALGESVAGGQIAKWHFNNGDAVKVGDILLTLETDKVAAEVTAEFSGVLTIGKQAGEDVEVGATVGSIAEGAAAPAAAEAPKPAPAAAPEPAKAEEAKPAAAAPAPEPKPAPKSEAAPAPAPAPKPAAPAPAPAKPEGRTTRKKMSPLRKKIAEQLVSAQQTAAILTTFNECDMSNIMAMRSKLQDSFVKTHGVKLGFMSFFVKAVVEALKAVPAINVRVEGDEIIQNHFYDIGVAVGTEKGLIVPVLRDTDQKSFAEIEKDILAYAAKAKEGKISIPDLSGGVFTISNGGVYGSLLSTPIINPPQSAILGMHTIQQRPIAVDGQVVIRPMMYLALSYDHRVVDGKEAVTFLIRIKDCIENPARMLVGA
- a CDS encoding 2-oxoglutarate dehydrogenase E1 component; translated protein: MTASVPFRANSDLLDAQYTDWKKDPRSVDATWASFFEGFELGLTELAKRQAKGDASACETLSEKTLNFRMRVTNALLVFRSLGHIAAHVDPLSPSAPESATLSIEGLGFTQEELNEEVKTHMFRNGQPMKLQAMLEELRKIYCGTTGYEFMHIHTPEIQSWLMERIENRPFEPAPANEQQVDALRWLLEAETFERFLHRRYVGQKRFSVEGGESLLVALETILENLPRLGAKEIIMGMAHRGRLSVLANFLRKPLESLFYEFSENYVPNMVAGDGDVKYHLGFETVRKTRSGDEISVMLAPNPSHLEAVDPVVEGMARARQRLLGDTTERKQVIPVLVHGDAAFAGQGIVTEVLNLSQLPGYRTGGTIHLVVNNQIGFTTLPADARSTRYCTDVAKMVDAPIIHVNGDCPLEVAHAAKMAIEFRQTFGRDVVIDIVCYRRYGHNETDEPAFTQPNMARSIAAHPSTAAIYRGVLQQRGVLDEAGANALQKELEDELEDGVKTLAEREATLGNNPYEGSMAEPQPPFTFGSVPTGIEETSLKTLGEKLLQTPETFRLHPTIAKRFLAARKKAIDSGEGIDWAYAESLAFASLLTDGLGVRLSGQDVRRGTFSQRHCVFYDTETRERHIPLNNLAEEQGRFCVYNSLLSEAAVLGFDYGYTLLAPNVLICWEAQFGDFVNGAQVIIDQFIASAESKWQRPSQITLLLPHGYEGQGPEHSSARLERFLQLSAGRNWAVCNFTTPAQYFHALRRQMKRGFRKPLIVMTPKSLLRHPKCVSKLSEMAEGTSFKEIIDDENLMGPAERVTRLILCTGKVYYDLVEFREQNKIKNAAIIRIEQLYPLHEEMLKELMARYPRAQKKWVWCQEEPRNMGAFNYIRNRLSEISGHRVRYAGRERSSSPAAGSKAIHVLEQAKLVEDAFSV
- a CDS encoding competence/damage-inducible protein A, encoding MLRLELVNTGTELCLGDTINTNAAWIGQRMAALGIEVARQTIVPDGGAVREAIEEAAARADVVLVSGGLGPTNDDVTRESTAELLGLSMVQDATVTAHLEAYFTKRNKPVSAATLRQAMVPVGASVLENAFGTAPGLYFPAELGASRGWHSHIFLLPGPPREIKPMVENCVEPRIRALTPDGASRQVIYLKLTGIGESDIVEKAEKELQAVPGLELGYCIGKGDVDVRLAGQAGPVATGAQIVRDRLGEFILSEDRRVLEEVIIHTLTESGEWLATAESCTGGYLASRLTDVSGASKVFGHGFVTYANEAKEKHLGVPADLLQLHGAVSEPVARAMAEGCLQVSGANHALSITGIAGPTGGTEEKPAGTVFIGLASLGQETVVRRFFYPISRDRFKLLTSQAAMDMLRRRMKGLPI